GGCGAGCGCGAGCCCGGCGTGGCGTCCGTCTCCGCGCCCGTCCGCGGCCCGTCCAACCGCGTGGTCGCTGCCGTCTCGGTCTCCGGACCGATCGAGCGGCTGACCCGCCACCCGGGCCGCATGCACGCCCAGGCGGTCATCGACGCGGCGGCACGCCTGACGGACGCCCTCCGCCGGGGAAATTGATCAGCACCCCTCAGGCCCTCTTCAGCGACAGCCGGTCGGCCGCACGGTCTCCGCGGCGGCCGACCGGGACGACTCCGGTGGCCTTGCCCAGGCCGAACGCCGGCATGTTGATGTGGACCGCCTCGTGCGACCCGGCCGGTACGACATAGGTCTCGTGCCAGAAGCCGACTTTGCCCCTACCCTCCCGCAGCCGGCGGTTGAACGCCGCCCAGGCGGGACGGTGCTCCTTGTCCTGGGCCACCGAGTACTCCAGCAGCCGCTCGTGCGAGTCCCAGTACTGGACCACGTAGAACACCCGCGGCGGGCCGAACAGCACCTGATAGCCCAGCATCCCGCTCTCCCCGTCCCGCGACAGCTCGCGGAGCATCCGCGGCATCGCCCGGAAGACCGGCAGCCAGCTCCGCAGCGCGCGGAAGCGGTTGATGCGCATGCCGATCAGGAAGACGGTGACCTCCCCCTCGGCCTCGGCGGTCATACGGCCGGCGAGCAGCTCGGCACCCATGGTGATCCCCTCGTTCTCCACGTCCGGGATAGACTTGGATAGTGGCGCTATCCAACTCTTAGATAGTGCCACTCTCCAAGGGAGGGCGCAAACAGGGATGCGACTGGCGGAGCTCAGCGAGCGCAGCGGAGTGCCCACCGCGACGATCAAGTACTACCTGCGCGAGCGGCTGCTGCCGCCGGGAGAGCGGATCACCGCCACCCAGGCCGAGTACGGCGAGGAGCATCTGCGCAGACTGCGGCTGGTGCGCTCGCTGATCCAGGTCGGCCGGATGCCGGTGGCCACGGCGCGCGAGGCGCTGGCGGCCGCCGAGGACGAGTCGCTCAGCCAGAACGCCCGGATGGGAGCCGCGGTCTGGGCGCTGCCGCAGGGCCCCGGGTCCGACGAGGACGATCCGCACGCCGCGCGCGCCCGCGAGCAGGTGGACGCCGTACTGGGGCGGATGGGCTGGTCCTACGGCCAGGAGCTGGGCGACACCTCCCCCGCCTACCGGATGCTGGTGGCGGCCATCGCCTCCCTGGACCGCCTGGACTACCCCCATGACACCGAACATCTGCTGGTGCACGCCCGGCTGGCGGGCGAACTGGCCGTCGCCGACCTGGACCTGGTGGAGACCTACGACACCCCGCCCGAGCGGGTCGAGGCGGTGGTGGCGCTGACGGTGCTCTACGAACCGGTGCTGCTCAGCCTGCGGCGGCTCGCCCAAACCGAGGAATCCAGCCGTCGCTTCAAGGAGTGACCAGGAGCCAAGGGCACGAGCCCAAAGGCACGAGCGGACACGAAAAAGCCCTCCGCCGTCGCGGAGGGCATTTCGCTGGTACCCCCGACCGGATTCGAACCGGCGCTACCGCCTTGAGAGGGCGGCGTGCTAGGCCGCTACACAACGGGGGCCTGAATCAGCACAGGTGCTGCGCTGGGCTACCAGGACTCGAACCTAGACTAAATGAACCAGAATCACTCGTGCTGCCAATTACACCATAGCCCATGGTATAGACCAGTACCCCCGACCGGATTCGAACCGGCGCTACCGCCTTGAGAGGGCGGCGTGCTAGGCCGCTACACAACGGGGGCTCTAGCGATCTCCGTCTTACGAAGAGATCCGTACCCCCGACCGGATTCGAACCGGCGCTACTGCCTTGAGAGGGCAGCGTGCTAGGCCGCTACACAACGGGGGCTTGGTCCTGCTTTGAGCAAGAGATCCACCAGACATCCGGGAGATCTCTTGCTGGGGTACCAGGACTCGAACCTAGACTAAGTGAACCAGAATCACTCGTGCTGCCAATTACACCATACCCCACCAAAACGCCACCCCCGTAAGGGGTTTTGTTTGGTTTGCGCCTCCGGTCCGACCTCTCGGCGGCCCGTCCGGCGCAGGAAGAACATTACCCGATGGTGGACGGGCCACCAAAACGAGTATCACCGCGAGTGGCGCCGCCTCACGGGCGCGGGCAGCGCCTCACGCGCCTATCCGCCTCACGGGCGCGGGCGGCGCCTCACGCGCCTATCCGGCCAGCTTCGCCAGCGCCGCGTCGACCCGGGCCAGCGTGCGCTCGCGGCCCAGGACCTCCAGGGACTCGAACAGCGGCAGCCCGACCGTGCGCCCGGTGACCGCGACGCGCAGCGGCGCCTGGGCCTTGCCCAGCTTCAGGCCGTGCTCCTCACCGGCCGCGAGGACCGCGGCCTTCAGGGTCTCGGCGTCCCAGTCCGCCTCGGCGAGCCGGGTGCGGACCGAGGCCAGGAGCGCGTCCGCGCCCGGCTTCATCGCCTTGGTCCAGGACGCCTCGTCGGCCACCGGCTCGTCGAGGAAGAGGAAGTCCACGTTCGCGGTGATGTCGGACAGGACCGTCAGCCGGGTCTGGGCCAGCGGGGCCAGCGCCTCGAAGGCGGCCGCGTCGAAGGCGTCCGGGGCCCACGGCGCGTGCGGGGCCTCCAGCCAGGGCTCGCAGGCGCCGATGAACGCCTTCACATCCAGCAGCCGGATGTGGTCCGCGTTGATCGCCTCGGCCTTCTTGAGGTCGAAGCGCGCCGGGTTGGCGTTCACCGCCGCGATGTCGAACGCCTCGACCATCTCCTCCAGCGAGAAGACGTCCCGGTCGGCGGAGAGCGACCAGCCCAGCAGGGAGAGGTAGTTGAGCAGCCCCTCGGGGAGGAAGCCGCGCTCCCGGTAGAGGTTCAGCGAGGCCTGCGGATCGCGCTTGGAGAGCTTCTTGTTGCCCTCGCCCATGACGTACGGGAGGTGCCCGAAGGCGGGCACCGTGCCGCCGCCCACACCGATCTCGGCGAGCGCGCGGTAGAGCGCGACCTGCCGCGGGGTGGAGGAGAGCAGGTCCTCGCCGCGCAGGACGTGCGTGATCTCCATCACAGCGTCGTCGACGGGGTTGACGAGCGTGTAGAGGGGCGTGCCGTTGGCCCGCACGATCCCGTAGTCCGTGACGTTCTCGGGGGCGAAGGTCAGCTCACCGCGGACCAGGTCGGTGAAGGTGATCGGCTCGTCCGGCATCCGGAAGCGCACGATCGAGGCGCGCCCCTCGGCCTCGTACGCCGCGATCTGCTCGGCGGTCAGGGTGCGGCACTTCCCGTCGTAGCCGGAGGGCCGGCCGGCCTTGCGGGCCGCCTCGCGGCGCTCCTCCAGCTCCTCGGCCGTGCAGTAGCAGCGGTACGCGTGGCCCGCCTCCAGCAGCTTCTCCGCGACCTCGCGGTAGAGGTCCATCCGCTGCGACTGGCGGTAGGGCGCGTGCGGACCGCCGACCTCGGGGCCCTCGTCCCAGTCGAAGCCCAGCCAGCGCATGGCGTCCAGCAGCTGGGTGTAGGACTCCTCGGAGTCGCGCGCGGCGTCGGTGTCCTCGATGCGGAACACCAGGGTGCCGCCGTGGTGACGGGCGAAGGCCCAGTTGAACAGGGCCGTGCGGACCAGGCCGACATGGGGGTTGCCGGTCGGCGAGGGACAGAAACGAACCCGCACGGGGGCGGAGGAGGGTGCGCTAGCCACGCTTGATCACCTTGTTGGTGAGAGTGCCGATGCCTTCGATGGTGACGGCGACCTCGTCGCCGACGGAGAGCGGGCCGACGCCCGCCGGAGTGCCGGTGAGCACGACGTCGCCGGGGAGCAGCGTCATCGCCTCGGTGATGTGCACGATCAGGTCCTCGATCGGGCGCACCATCTCGCTCGTACGGCCGAGCTGACGCTGCTCACCGTTGACGGTGCACATGATGCCGAGGTCGCCGGCGCGCGTCAGGTCGATATCGGTCTCCACCCAGGGGCCCAGCGGGCAGGAGGTGTCGAAGCCCTTGGCCCGCGCCCACTGCTTCTCGCGCCGCTGGGCGTCACGGGCCGTGATGTCGTTGCCGCAGGTGTAGCCGAGGATGACGTCCTGGACGCGGTCACGCGGAACCTCGCGGCACATCCGTCCGATGACCACGGCCAGCTCGGCCTCGTAGTGCACCTCGGAGGAGAAGGAGGGGTACGCGACCGGGTCGCCGGGGCCGATCACCGAGGTGGACGGCTTGAAGAAGACGACCGGGACGTCGGGGACCTCGTTGCCCAGCTCCGCCGCGTGCTCGGCGTAGTTGCGCCCGATTCCGACGACCTTGTTCGGCAGGACGGGCGGCAGCAGCCGGACCTTGCTCAGCGGGACCTTCTGGCCCGAGCGCTCGAATTCGGCGAAGGGGTGGCCCTTGATGATGTCGATGACGGGGCCGTCCGGATCGGACGGTTCGCCCTCCACCACGCCGAAGGCGACGTTGCCGTCGATGGAGAATCTGGCGATGCGCACGGGAAGCCTTGGCTCCTGACTGAACTCGCTGGAGACTGACACCCCAGGCTATCGCTCCGCGTCCCGCGCGCCGCCGCCCCGCCTGCCGCCGGTGGTGGTGCCCACCACGGGCCCGGGGGTCAGTTGCCCGGGGTCTCGGTCAGCACGGTGCGCTTGGGGTTCGCGGTCCGGTTGGGCAGATCGACGCGGTGCTCCGGCTGCTCCTCGGGCGCGCCGGTGTTCTCGACCTCCTCGGCGATGTCCCTGGCGTCCTTGAGCTCTTGGACGTCCTTGACATGGGCCAGGGTGGTGCGCCGCGGGTTGGCTATGGAGCGGAACATCATCGTCGTCTTCACTGGGGTGTACGCCTCGCTCTTGTCGTTCGTTCCGGCTGTGTAAAGCGTCAGGCTAGAGGCGGCCTTGCCCATCGATTCGCAGGAAAAGTCGCCGCCAGCATGTGATATTGCTCACGAACGATCAGGCAAATGCGACATAGAAGACAGTTGCCTAATTGCGCTAAACGGACATCGCATACCTGAACCGAACGTTCCGCTCTTGATCATCGCTAGCCGGACACTCGATGGCGCCATTCGATTCGTTCACGAACGTCCGTTATCGCCGACATGACTTTCTACGTCCCGTAATAAAGTCCGTACTGAGCGTCACGCGCATCACAGCCTTATCCATTGCCCTTGTTGCAGCATCCGGCACTGTGCTGGAATTCCCGGGACCGCCGCGGGAATCACCGGCGCGCACGGGGGCGCAACGTGAGAGGCGCCGAGCGGCGGGGGGCTCCTCTTGACGAACACGAAAGGATGCGCGCCGGTCACTCACGACCGACAGAGGGGATCGCGGTCCCCCACGACTCGACACCGCTCCGCCGCTCAATCCGGTGGGGCGCCTGGTCCAGAGGTTGCGACGCTAGTGCAGGGACGTTTCAAGAGGGATGGTATGGGGGCTCCCCAGGCCCGCCAGGGCCGAGGGGAAGCTTCGGCGGACCCGGAGCCGCGCGGCGCGGCCGACCGCGGCTCCTCGCCCCAGCGCGCCCAGGGAAGCAACGGCAGGACGCTGAGCGATCAGGGCCCCGAGGCCGGTACGCAGAGCGCCACCCGGGTCAGTGCGCCCAGCGGCGGCGGTGGCGGCGGAGATGCCACGGAGCCGCCGGTCAAGGCGAAGCCCTCCGGCCCCACCGGGCCCGGCAATCGCATGGCCCTGCGCAACTGGCGCATCAGCACCCGACTGGTCTCCCTGCTCGCACTCCCGGTGGTCGCCGCGACCACGCTGGGGGCGCTGCGCATCGAGGGCTCGCTGGACAACATCCAGCAGCTGGACCAGATGAAGCTGCTCACCGAGATGACGCAGCAGGCCACCCAGCTGGCCAGCGCGCTCCAGGAGGAGCGCGACAAGTCGGCGGGTCCGCTGGCGGGCAAGGGCAACGACAAGGACGACCGGGTCGTCTCCACGCGTGAGGACACCAACCGCGCGATCACGGCGTTCCGCGAGGCCACCCACCAGATCGACCCCGGTGACCAGTCGCTGGCCGGTGTGCAGTCCACGCTCGTCAACATCGACCGTCAGCTCGGCAAGATCAACGAGGTCCGGGACACGGCCTACGACAACAGCCAGTACTACTCGCTGACGGTCCAGAACTACAACGAGCTGATCAACTCGTTGCTGTCGCTCTCCCAGGACATGGCGCAGGCGACCAGCAACCGCGCGATGATCAACAACACCCGCGCGCTCGCCACCTTCTCCTCCGCGAAGGAGTACGCCTCCATCCAGCGCGCGCTC
This genomic interval from Streptomyces asiaticus contains the following:
- the gltX gene encoding glutamate--tRNA ligase, which codes for MASAPSSAPVRVRFCPSPTGNPHVGLVRTALFNWAFARHHGGTLVFRIEDTDAARDSEESYTQLLDAMRWLGFDWDEGPEVGGPHAPYRQSQRMDLYREVAEKLLEAGHAYRCYCTAEELEERREAARKAGRPSGYDGKCRTLTAEQIAAYEAEGRASIVRFRMPDEPITFTDLVRGELTFAPENVTDYGIVRANGTPLYTLVNPVDDAVMEITHVLRGEDLLSSTPRQVALYRALAEIGVGGGTVPAFGHLPYVMGEGNKKLSKRDPQASLNLYRERGFLPEGLLNYLSLLGWSLSADRDVFSLEEMVEAFDIAAVNANPARFDLKKAEAINADHIRLLDVKAFIGACEPWLEAPHAPWAPDAFDAAAFEALAPLAQTRLTVLSDITANVDFLFLDEPVADEASWTKAMKPGADALLASVRTRLAEADWDAETLKAAVLAAGEEHGLKLGKAQAPLRVAVTGRTVGLPLFESLEVLGRERTLARVDAALAKLAG
- a CDS encoding fumarylacetoacetate hydrolase family protein, with protein sequence MRIARFSIDGNVAFGVVEGEPSDPDGPVIDIIKGHPFAEFERSGQKVPLSKVRLLPPVLPNKVVGIGRNYAEHAAELGNEVPDVPVVFFKPSTSVIGPGDPVAYPSFSSEVHYEAELAVVIGRMCREVPRDRVQDVILGYTCGNDITARDAQRREKQWARAKGFDTSCPLGPWVETDIDLTRAGDLGIMCTVNGEQRQLGRTSEMVRPIEDLIVHITEAMTLLPGDVVLTGTPAGVGPLSVGDEVAVTIEGIGTLTNKVIKRG
- a CDS encoding MerR family transcriptional regulator; the encoded protein is MRLAELSERSGVPTATIKYYLRERLLPPGERITATQAEYGEEHLRRLRLVRSLIQVGRMPVATAREALAAAEDESLSQNARMGAAVWALPQGPGSDEDDPHAARAREQVDAVLGRMGWSYGQELGDTSPAYRMLVAAIASLDRLDYPHDTEHLLVHARLAGELAVADLDLVETYDTPPERVEAVVALTVLYEPVLLSLRRLAQTEESSRRFKE
- a CDS encoding DUF4188 domain-containing protein, which gives rise to MGAELLAGRMTAEAEGEVTVFLIGMRINRFRALRSWLPVFRAMPRMLRELSRDGESGMLGYQVLFGPPRVFYVVQYWDSHERLLEYSVAQDKEHRPAWAAFNRRLREGRGKVGFWHETYVVPAGSHEAVHINMPAFGLGKATGVVPVGRRGDRAADRLSLKRA